One Cinclus cinclus chromosome 24, bCinCin1.1, whole genome shotgun sequence genomic window carries:
- the LOC134053468 gene encoding olfactory receptor 10C1-like — protein sequence MILGNLSGLSEFRLLGFSGTSPLHPLLFVVLLSLHILTLMANTVIALIANSDNRLHTPMYFFLTQLSCWDICYLSVIIPSILENLMVGTVSISKTRCAMQMFSFLFFGVAECFLLAAMSLDGYFAVCCPLHYTIIMSSRVCRSLVVGAYICGTAEGLVHTLITFSSPLCGCAIDHFFCEIQPLLDVLCGNTLPSEIQVIVVAVFAILSPFSLVIYSYIGVVSTILHMASAESQEKAFSTCSSQLLVVTVFYGTAGSMYLRPKYSYCASVDKFLSLSYSLVTPLLNPIICSLRNKEVKGALKKKWSKPKLVWK from the coding sequence atgatccttgggaacctcagtggattgagtgaattcagactcctgggtttttctggaacctctcctttacaccctttgctctttgtagttttattatctcttcatATTCTCACCTTGATGGCGAACACAGTGATAGCTTTGATAGCAAACAGTGACAATCGCCTTCACACCccgatgtatttcttcctcactcagctgtcctgttgggatatctgctatttgtctgtcattatcccaagtattctcgagaacctgatggtgggaacagtgagtatttccaagacaagatgtgcaatgcagatgttttccttccttttctttggagttgctgagtgttttctcttggccgccatgtcccttgatggctattttgcagtttgctgccCCTTGCATTACACAATTatcatgagcagcagggtctgcagaagcctggttgttggagcttacatctgtggaactgctgagggCTTAGTTCATAccctcatcaccttcagctcacccttgtgtggttgtgccattgaccacttcttctgtgagattcagcctctcctggacgtgctctgtggcaacactctcccaagtgaaatccaggtcattgtggtggctgtctttgctattctgagtcctttctcaCTGGTCATTTATTCCTATATTGGTGTCGTTTCCACAATTCTTCACATggcatcagctgagagccaggagaaggccttttccacttgctcctcacagctcctggttgtgactgttttttatggcactgcaggctccatgtacctgcggccaaaatacagctactgtgcatctgtggataaattcctctccctttcttattctctggtgactcctttattgaatcccatcatttgcagtttgaggaataaggaggtgaaaggagcccTGAAGAAGAAATGGAGCAAACCTAAGttagtgtggaaatga